GGATGCTTCTTCACATACGTCATTATTGTTTTTCCATACTGCGTTTTCTTCATTAAAATATCTTTTAAACTCAAATCACCAACATGATGCAATATTACTGGATTTACCCTAAGTATCTTGTAGCCAGCTTTCTCTATTCGTGTCTGTAGGTCCCAATCCTCACCTGCCACAAGCTCCTCATCGTAGCCCCCTACAGCCTCAAAAGCCTTACGGTTCAAAAATCTCGCAACTTCAATCAAAGAATCACCTATGCACATTAACTTATCCAAAGACATGCACCCAGCCCAAAAACCCTCACCTACAGATAACTCGGGTACAATTACAGCGTCAGCTTTCTCATTCAAAATTTTCTCAACGCACTTTTCTACTACTCTAGGAGTCAACTCCATGTCAGAGTCAACGAAGAAAGCGAGTTCTCCTCTCGCTTTTTCTACTCCAATATTCCTCGCTTT
This is a stretch of genomic DNA from Candidatus Bathyarchaeota archaeon. It encodes these proteins:
- a CDS encoding glycosyltransferase, yielding MNDERPLVSVVIPTKNSAATIETCLKSIKEQTYPDIEVVVVDKFSTDETAEVAKDLGSMVIKSGVMRSKARNIGVEKARGELAFFVDSDMELTPRVVEKCVEKILNEKADAVIVPELSVGEGFWAGCMSLDKLMCIGDSLIEVARFLNRKAFEAVGGYDEELVAGEDWDLQTRIEKAGYKILRVNPVILHHVGDLSLKDILMKKTQYGKTIMTYVKKHPQKARKQLMVLRASYVRHWRVLMRNPLHALGLFVMRLIEYGVAGIGILSGESNACGRA